The Negativicutes bacterium genomic interval AACTCACTAATTGACAGCTCATCTTCAACCACTAAAATCTTAGTTTTCATAAAATCTCCTTGCTCCAATAACTTTTACTGTTACTTTCAATATTAAAAGCTGTTTTATTTTAAGTCAATATATAATAAAAGCCAGGTATTAACCTGGCTTTTATTATATATTGACTTAGTTTACAGCTTCTTTTAAACCTTTACCGGCTTTAAAAGCAGGGTTTTTTGATGCAGGAATAGTAATTTCCTCACCATTTTTAGGATTACGACCTTTTCTTTCTTCGCGAGTTCTAACTTCAAAAGTACCAAAACCGATTAATTGTACTTTATCTCCCGCTACTAAAGCTTCTTCGATGCTAGCGAATAAAGCATTAACTGCTTTTTCAGCATCTTTTTTTGCTAAGCCTGCTTTTTCA includes:
- a CDS encoding HU family DNA-binding protein codes for the protein MNKTELVASVAEKAGLAKKDAEKAVNALFASIEEALVAGDKVQLIGFGTFEVRTREERKGRNPKNGEEITIPASKNPAFKAGKGLKEAVN